A single window of Oxyura jamaicensis isolate SHBP4307 breed ruddy duck chromosome 3, BPBGC_Ojam_1.0, whole genome shotgun sequence DNA harbors:
- the PELI1 gene encoding E3 ubiquitin-protein ligase pellino homolog 1 isoform X1, which translates to MYRKSKWKCGYNLAVLGHGNNEKSVPQLLIRDLKFEKKSLAKLMFSPDQENHPSKAPVKYGELIVLGYNGSLPNGDRGRRKSRFALFKRPKANGVKPSTVHIACTPQAAKAISNKDQHSISYTLSRAQTVVVEYTHDSNTDMFQIGRSTESPIDFVVTDTVPGSQSNSDTQSVQSTISRFACRIICERNPPFTARIYAAGFDSSKNIFLGEKAAKWKTSDGQMDGLTTNGVLVMHPRNGFTEDSKPGVWREISVCGNVFSLRETRSAQQRGKMVENETNQLQDGSLIDLCGATLLWRTAEGLSRTPTVKHLEALRQEINAARPQCPVGFNTLAFPSMKRKDVVDEKQPWVYLNCGHVHGYHNWGNKEERDGKDRECPMCRSVGPYVPLWLGCEAGFYVDAGPPTHAFSPCGHVCSEKTTAYWSQIPLPHGTHTFHAACPFCAHQLAGEQGYIRLIFQGPLD; encoded by the exons ATGTATCGTAAATCCAAGTGGAAGTGCGGTTACAATCTCGCGGTTCTTGGACACG gaaataatgaaaaaagcgTGCCACAACTCTTGATCAGAGACCTGAAATTTGAGAAGAAGTCATTAGCTAAGCTCATGTTTTCTCCTGATCAAGAAAATCATCCATCAAAAGCACCAGTCAAGTATGGTGAATTGATCGTATTAGG GTACAATGGGTCTCTCCCAAATGGAGatagaggaagaagaaaaagtaggtttgctttatttaaaaggcCCAAGGCAAACGGGGTGAAACCTAGCACTGTGCATATTGCCTGTACTCCGCAAGCAGCAAAG gCAATAAGTAATAAGGACCAACACAGCATCTCTTACACTTTGTCTCGGGCCCAGACAGTAGTAGTTGAATATACCCATGACAGCAACACAGATATGTTCCAG ATCGGTCGATCAACAGAGAGTCCTATAGACTTCGTTGTGACAGATACGGTTCCTGGAAGTCAGAGTAATTCAGATACACAGTCTGTGCAGAGCACTATATCAAGGTTTGCCTGCAGAATCATATGTGAACGTAACCCTCCTTTTACTGCGAGGATATATGCTGCAGGATTTGACTCCTCGAAGAACATCTTCCTTGGG GAGAAGGCTGCGAAGTGGAAGACATCAGATGGGCAAATGGATGGGCTAACCACAAATGGAGTTCTTGTTATGCATCCCCGTAATGGATTTACAGAGGACTCCAAGCCAGGGGTGTGGAGAGAGATATCTGTGTGTGGGAACGTGTTCAGCCTCCGTGAAACCAGATCGgctcagcagagaggaaaaatg GTTGAAAACGAAACGAACCAACTCCAGGATGGCTCTCTAATCGACCTGTGTGGAGCAACGTTGCTGTGGCGCACTGCAGAGGGGCTTTCACGCACTCCCACTGTCAAGCACCTGGAGGCGCTGAGACAGGAAATAAACGCGGCAAGGCCCCAGTGTCCTGTGGGGTTTAACACCTTAGCATTTCCCAGCATGAAGAGAAAAGATGTTGTAGACGAAAAGCAGCCGTGGGTGTACCTGAACTGTGGCCACGTCCACGGCTATCACAACTGGGGAAATAAAGAGGAGAGAGACGGCAAGGATCGAGAGTGTCCCATGTGCCGTTCTGTCGGCCCCTATGTGCCTCTGTGGCTTGGATGTGAAGCTGGATTTTATGTGGATGCAGGACCTCCAACCCATGCCTTCAGCCCGTGTGGACACGTGTGCTCAGAAAAGACAACTGCTTATTGGTCCCAAATTCCTCTTCCTCATGGTACTCACACTTTTCATGCAGCCTGTCCGTTCTGCGCACATCAGCTGGCTGGTGAGCAAGGTTACATCAGACTGATTTTCCAAGGACCTCTCGACTAA
- the PELI1 gene encoding E3 ubiquitin-protein ligase pellino homolog 1 isoform X2: MFSPDQENHPSKAPVKYGELIVLGYNGSLPNGDRGRRKSRFALFKRPKANGVKPSTVHIACTPQAAKAISNKDQHSISYTLSRAQTVVVEYTHDSNTDMFQIGRSTESPIDFVVTDTVPGSQSNSDTQSVQSTISRFACRIICERNPPFTARIYAAGFDSSKNIFLGEKAAKWKTSDGQMDGLTTNGVLVMHPRNGFTEDSKPGVWREISVCGNVFSLRETRSAQQRGKMVENETNQLQDGSLIDLCGATLLWRTAEGLSRTPTVKHLEALRQEINAARPQCPVGFNTLAFPSMKRKDVVDEKQPWVYLNCGHVHGYHNWGNKEERDGKDRECPMCRSVGPYVPLWLGCEAGFYVDAGPPTHAFSPCGHVCSEKTTAYWSQIPLPHGTHTFHAACPFCAHQLAGEQGYIRLIFQGPLD, encoded by the exons ATGTTTTCTCCTGATCAAGAAAATCATCCATCAAAAGCACCAGTCAAGTATGGTGAATTGATCGTATTAGG GTACAATGGGTCTCTCCCAAATGGAGatagaggaagaagaaaaagtaggtttgctttatttaaaaggcCCAAGGCAAACGGGGTGAAACCTAGCACTGTGCATATTGCCTGTACTCCGCAAGCAGCAAAG gCAATAAGTAATAAGGACCAACACAGCATCTCTTACACTTTGTCTCGGGCCCAGACAGTAGTAGTTGAATATACCCATGACAGCAACACAGATATGTTCCAG ATCGGTCGATCAACAGAGAGTCCTATAGACTTCGTTGTGACAGATACGGTTCCTGGAAGTCAGAGTAATTCAGATACACAGTCTGTGCAGAGCACTATATCAAGGTTTGCCTGCAGAATCATATGTGAACGTAACCCTCCTTTTACTGCGAGGATATATGCTGCAGGATTTGACTCCTCGAAGAACATCTTCCTTGGG GAGAAGGCTGCGAAGTGGAAGACATCAGATGGGCAAATGGATGGGCTAACCACAAATGGAGTTCTTGTTATGCATCCCCGTAATGGATTTACAGAGGACTCCAAGCCAGGGGTGTGGAGAGAGATATCTGTGTGTGGGAACGTGTTCAGCCTCCGTGAAACCAGATCGgctcagcagagaggaaaaatg GTTGAAAACGAAACGAACCAACTCCAGGATGGCTCTCTAATCGACCTGTGTGGAGCAACGTTGCTGTGGCGCACTGCAGAGGGGCTTTCACGCACTCCCACTGTCAAGCACCTGGAGGCGCTGAGACAGGAAATAAACGCGGCAAGGCCCCAGTGTCCTGTGGGGTTTAACACCTTAGCATTTCCCAGCATGAAGAGAAAAGATGTTGTAGACGAAAAGCAGCCGTGGGTGTACCTGAACTGTGGCCACGTCCACGGCTATCACAACTGGGGAAATAAAGAGGAGAGAGACGGCAAGGATCGAGAGTGTCCCATGTGCCGTTCTGTCGGCCCCTATGTGCCTCTGTGGCTTGGATGTGAAGCTGGATTTTATGTGGATGCAGGACCTCCAACCCATGCCTTCAGCCCGTGTGGACACGTGTGCTCAGAAAAGACAACTGCTTATTGGTCCCAAATTCCTCTTCCTCATGGTACTCACACTTTTCATGCAGCCTGTCCGTTCTGCGCACATCAGCTGGCTGGTGAGCAAGGTTACATCAGACTGATTTTCCAAGGACCTCTCGACTAA